The sequence TTCATTTACACATCCTTTTACTTTTGGGGTTATTTACAACCTCTTTTCACCCCCTGCCTGAAATGTTCTGTTTTAGTTCTGTCTCTTCTGAAAAGCTgattctgctctgattggtcagctggcccaGTTTGTTGTGACTGGTTAATCACTTAGGAAATGTAATGGCCCTGTTTTTGCGCTGCCGATGCTGCAGGAGAAGCTGTAAACAGTATTTATGAACTGGCGCCAATATTGCTTTACCATTTTGAGCCAAAGTCCCACAATGCGAGCATCTCTCCATTATAGCAAAATAACTTACCCAACTCTTATGTGAGGGCAGGCCAACGCAGCCAGTATGCAAATACTTTATTTTGTGATGTAGCAAAGTCTCAAAAATAATGGCAGGACTACACACGAGGTGTTTCTGGCAAGTGTGGAGTGATTAACTCCCTTTGGACTTTGTGATTTGTTACTTTGCTGTATTACACACTAAAAGAAAGGTCAAATCAATAAAGCATAAAAGGTGCACTTTAAGGCCTGTTCAGAACGAGAACAATAACTACAATGAAAACTACAGTTATATTAGAGTCCACACCAATGGACAACCTGTTTACTATAAACACACAGTAGTTAGGTCGTCTCTTTAAAGtcgggtggattctgattggctgtcaatcattcatcagctggaaaaaaaaaattcagaaaatagttactattataattttcatCACTGGTGTCAATGGACCTTTATTTCCTTGCATTAAATTTCAAATACTAAATTTTCAAAGTACTGTCCGGATCCAGAGCATTGCTGAGCACCTTGCAACCTCTAGGTTGAGACCGGCTCATTCGATTCAGAGTCCAGTAAAGGGTTGAGTGCAATTCAGAAAGTGTCAAAATGCTTTTCTTTGGGGTGAATGAAGACCACAGTTTTCCAATACTCAAGACTGGACTCGAGACTATAAGTCCAAATGCTCCAGAGTACATGACAAAACCAAGAGCATGAGAATGTGGTCTCAAGTACCTCAGGTGGTTGCAAAGGCGTTGTTAGTTGGTTTCTACAATGTTCTCTGTGGTTGCTTACTAGTCTCAGTCAAAAGAGCCTGTCCCCAAGTCTATGATATTATCTACATATGGCTCAAGTCCTCCTTCAATGTAATGGGACATTTCTGCCAGGTTTATCGCCACCACACTGATCATATGGGAAAATAACAGCACCTCTCTTCAAAACGTTAAAAAACTACCTTTTTTGATTGTTTCGACAAATCCTTAATCCTAAGAATGTCAAATAGTAATAGGGATGCAAGCAGCACAAATTTTACCTATCAAGTAGTCAACTGATCTATACATTTACTAAAATGCTTGTTCTTTATTATCTATGTCTTACAGGGGGGATCCAAACAAAAGTGACATCTGGGGGAACACGCCTTTGCATCATGCCTCTGCAAACGGTCACATGCAGATCGTCAGCTTCTTGGTGAACTTCGGAGCCAACCTCTTCGCTTTGGACAATGATTTCCACACTCCCATGGACGTGGCTGCCTCTCGAGATCACATGGACTGCGTCCGCTTCCTGGACACCGCTGCCGCCCAACAGACAGGCCAGAGCGCCAAAAGGGTGGCGCGTCTGAAAGAACAGGCCACCAAAGATGCCGAGCGTAGAGTGAAGCAGTGTGAACGCATCAAGAAGAGACATCAGAGTAAGATGGATAAGATGTACCGTGATGGCTCTGTCTCAGAAGGAGGTTCACTTTCTGGATCAGGTACCTTGAGCAGCCTGAACGGAGAACAGTTCTCCAAACTCATTGCTGCAGACACCAACGGATCGAATTCGtcaacaataaagggaaccctcCAGCACAAATTTGGAAAGAAAGACAAAGGGACAGTGAGTAGACAAGGGGATGgcaatgtcatttttgtcaaacaAGAAGGCGGCTCACAAGAGAAACCTGGTTTTGTTGAGGTCTTCAATGAGCAGGATGAAATTCAGGATGATGACGACGATGTCGAGAGAGATTTGGACGACGAGGGAGCCAGTCAGGTCAAGTCTATATTCGAAAGGCCTGGTCTCGGGAAAATGGTGTTCCGCAGGAACTTCTCCATGGAAATGGGCTTGGACACTGAAGACCTCCCCAGTGGCAATACAGAAGACCTAGGTTACCTCATCCGTCAAGAGTTGTTTGAAACTGTGGATGAAAGTCTGGAGGGTTTGGACAAGGATTCAGAGCTTCCTTGGAATGAAGAAGAGATCGGtctggatgaggaagaggagaccTCACACTTGGATTCCTTCTTGGCCTCAATCGGCCTGTTGGACTATGGTCCTGTGTTCACCCGTGAACATTTGGATCTTGATGCCCTGATGCTCTGCTCAGATGATGATCTTAAAGGCATCCGTATTCAGCTGGGGCCACGCAAGAAGATCCTGGAAGCATCGGCTCGAAGGAAAACTGTGCTAGAGCAGCCTGGCGTTATGAAGGACACCTTCCTTTAATAACATGCACCACTCAATCCTGctatatacacatttacagtttgtttcaGCTGACACTCCTTTGCCATCATGTAGTTGTTGTTTCATAGCACACTTCTGTGATTTTAATGATTGAATGGTGTAATAAAGCAGTTATGTCTTATAATAGTCAAATAAGTTTAATCTCCAAAACAAAGATTTGACTTCAGCTGTTTGAGAATCAAGCATTTTTGCCAAGAACCTGTTGATTGTTTTCATCTTTGAAATAAAAGTAACTTGTACATCTCTAAATAAACTACACTGTTTATATCTAGAGCTAATGCCTATCTAatctatctttaaaaaaataatacaagcaaACTGGCAAACAAAATACACCAGACAGTCAAGAGCCCAAAGACGTTTCACAAAAGAATACAAGCTATTATGTCAAGATGGTGGTCTTATGCCATACAAACAGAAGTTGAGAAAAACAGAATCAGAGAGGTAATTATTTGTTTAGAGAACAAAGTGAATAGATGAGTTTTAAGTTGAGACTTGAGGGCCTGAAGAGAGGAGGCATCACAAATATGGGGCATCTTATTACATAGCTTAGGGCCTATAATACAGAAAGAAGGTTTATACTAGGGCACAACAAGCAAGTTATCATTGCTAGATCTGAGAGTCCATGCAGGAATGTATAGTTGCTCTTACTCAGCTAGGTATCAAGGTGCAAGGCTGTGACAGGCCTTACTAATAAAATTAAGAGTTTGAACTGAATATGTTTGTCCACAGAAAGCCAGTGAAGTTGGTAAAGAattttttgtttaacatttaacattttttgttttttaccatttGGAGGTGATTGATAACTTTGTCAGGTAAGCCACTATAGAAGGAGATAACAGTAATCCAATCTGGAGGTTATAAAACATGGATAATAGTTTCAGCATCTCCAAAATTAAGTGAGGGATGTATACAAATAATATTCCACAAATGGTAAAAGCATGATTTAACAATCTGACCAATATGTGAATCCAAGTGTAACACAGAGTCAAACAACACTCCCAAACTTCGCACAGTTGTTGAGGGCCTAACCTGGACACCATGAATGTCTATGAAGATGTCATGCTGGGAGGATCTATGTGATTTTGGGCCAACCAAAAGGATTTAAGTTTTGTCTACATTTAGCTGTAAAAACAATTCTTACCTCCAAGTTTTAAGTTCTTGAAGACAGAAAACAatagaaagggggggggggggttaattcgTAAAATAGATTTGAATATCATCAGCGTAGCTGTGAAAATAGAGACCATGATGTCTGATGATCTGACCCAGTGGCAGCACGTTAATGAGAATAGAGGTGGACTAAGTACAGAACCCTGGGGGACACCACGAGAAATAATGATAGTGCGAGGTTCTTATCTATCTTAACAAATTGCTGTCTATCCGATAGAAATGAAGTTAGCCACTGAAGAGCAGCACCAGTGATACCTATAACAGATAGTCGAGAAAAAAGAACAGAGTGGAAAACAGTATCAAAGACTGCACTCAGATCAAGGAGAACCAGGATGCTGTGGGCACCTAAATCAGAGATCATTAACCACTTTTAAAAGTGCTGTTTCTGTGCTATGAGAGggacgaaaaccagattgaaactGCTCATAAAGATTTTGTTTCTCTAAATGAGACTAAACTTGAGAATTATATTCTCAAGTATTTTAGCAACAAATGGAAGGTTTGATACTGATTTAAAATCAGATGTGTGTTATCAAGTCAAGACCAGGTTTCTTAAGGATTGGGGTGATGGCAACTACTTTTAGGTCTTTTTAGTTGTTCCACCACAGATATATTTGTGGGTAAGAAAGTATTGAGTGGATGACCTAATGGACATGGAGAAATTTTATGTAGGAAAAAAGACTGAAAGCTTTCACAAAGATCAACAGAGGCATTAATACAGTAGTTATGGACAATGGTTTATCAAGATTGCTGATATCAGAGAAAAAGTTTTAGGTTTGCACTTGGCTTTATTAATGAAAGAAGAGAGATAGGTAGTGCATGCAGTTTTAAGTGCTTCTTTATATTTCATTACTGAATCTGAGAAAGCAATAGCATGCGCAGCAATGGAGGATTTTTTATGAAGTCGTTCAAGACGCCTTCATTCAGCTTTCGCTACTTTAAGTTCAGGGGTGAACCAAGGAGAGGACTGAGCAGAAGGGAAAGTTCTAGATTTTAGTGGAGCAAGGTCatccaaaatattacaaatagatTCATTATAGGCTGAGAGTATCTCATCAGGGCTCAGGAGGTTGAGTACGGATGAGAGAGAGGAGGCAGCAATTGCAACATAAAAATTGCCAGTGGATACAGATTTCAGGTTACGGTAAGATATAGAAGTTTTAGTTTTTACAAGGGGTTTACAAGttggtatctatctatctatctatctatctatctatctatctatctatctatctatctatctatctatctatctatctatctctgaaCAGATTATTCGAGGCCTTATATGTAATAGGGATGTCGCAATATACAGGTATATACACCTGACGGTAACCGTGATATTCAAAGCATCAATTATCGATATCGTGTTTATTTACTGTGTGACGATATATCGGTATTAGCGACaaccgcaatatttaaaatgaacagttctcttatgataacaccacatgtaaatactcaAGCGTCAGTACCTGGTTgagctcccaggtggcagtattgtgccttaaTGCTGATACCTGTCACACAAGAATAAGACTCAGCACTCGCAGCTACTCTGAGGAGAGCCGTGTTCATCAAagttgccattattttactagtcgTAGACTGGGAAAcgttatattaacctgttaacagcaGTTTTCTGCgttcatatatttaagtaaagggtgattattttaataagtaccgcttttttttattgttactattaaatctatattttttcctAATAGAATGGATTCTTCATAgctggtgtcctgacattttatcctacccggtGTTATGTCGATTTGTCCTACACTGTCAGATTTTGTCAGGGTAGTACAATTTGACaatgaaaaatgctactgtaaaattatggtttattaacgtctacatctaccacaaccctaaacctacccttacagtactgcaaatacagtaattatgtgttatattcgtgGCTGTactgtagctagaagggatacagctacaggaaaccaacaataaatattattttgtaccaattagattgcgtttttattcaagtctacacctaccccaaccctaaacctactcttacagtaatgcagatacttTAAACATCTTTGTTTAGCATGTGCACATGCGCAGTAAACCCgagtaggaaaatctgacaggtaGGATAAAATATCGGCACACTGGTTCATAAGAAAGCAACCCAAGAAAGCATATATTATTTATGAAAACTGTTGGATTTAGCGTATGGGACTCCAGGGCACCTTGGGAAGCTGGAAGTAGGGCAAAGTCTGTGAACCCTACTTTCTGTGAGAGTATTAAaatctttcattttaaataataataaatatttaatattaatcttAAAATCTTTCAAATCTTTCTTCATTATATAGTTGCAGCTTACATAAGaatgtatttctttgtttttcctgCATTTGTAATGCCAAGATCTATAGTGGTACCACTAGAGACATTATCTGAAAATAAATGACTATTAATATGGTCATGAACTCATTTTTGACAGTGCATGATCCTAATAAAAAGTTTATCTGTGTACTATAGTTTTATTATGGTACTTCTAATGATATTACGATTGCAATTAtgtaaaacaatgtgttttttgttaataaaaaatagacTTGGTCAATGAAATTAAAAACCTTGTTTTTGATGTCAGTATTGCTGAATTTAATACATTCATTCCTTGTATTTCAGGATGGTAACTTACCATGCTTAAACACCCAATGAATGAATTTGGTGAATGTGTGTAGCTCCTCATGAATTCATGAATATGTTTAGTCTATTtcctcaaaataaaaacaacaacaacattttgtatatatggtaaatgtttttttatgtatttatattttatttctactCTGTGATGAGAAGTTAGTGTATTAGTGTTACAACTTTTACAGTACTTAAGTTTGACAACTGGATGACACTTATGTTAAATGCACTTAAAAATGCAACCAATGTCTAAAGAAGCTAAAGAAAGACAAGTCAcgtgtaatataaaatataatccaATTAGACAGATAAAGTtaacaaaaatgtgttaattcTCAAAATATATTGCTACAATTTCTATCATGTGGTTTTTAATTAGTAATGGATTTCAATTCATAATTATATCAAATCACAGCCTTATATAGTATAATGTGCATAAATTACAATAGAAAACCAACAATGGCTATTTCTAATCATAATCTAGTCGTGCAGAAGAAGCCTTTCCATCTCACGTAGAGGTCCATAAGTGGACATTTACTCACATGAACCAAGCCTCAGACAGCGTTATCAGAAACACAATAACTGTGGTTACATACAGAAAGAAGAAGATCAGATTGATTATTGATACCACTCTGGTCCAGCTCAGGGATTTCTTCTTTAGTTGGTTCTGATGAGTAGCAGAAGCCTGAAACTCCATGAGGATCTGCTTCAGAACGTCCAGCGCATACAGCTGCTCCTCGTGACGGTCTGTAACTGAGTCCGCAGGGCCCTTAGTGTCCTTCACAGCATCTGTGAGAGGAATCATAGAAACTTAAGAGATACCAAGAACCACTTTCTGTTTAAGGGCTCATAATGGAATAAAATGGATTTACATGTTTCCCTGTCTGCACctgtttttttattagaattaactataaaactataaaactaataAGCTTAAACCCCTCGTATTCAGATGTTGGGTAAATGTTTACCAGAAAGAGC comes from Carassius auratus strain Wakin chromosome 3, ASM336829v1, whole genome shotgun sequence and encodes:
- the LOC113052559 gene encoding ankyrin repeat and SAM domain-containing protein 4B-like; translated protein: MSRYHKAAIDGYLDLLKEATRKDLNTPDEDGMTPTLWAAYHGHIEALQLVCSRGGDPNKSDIWGNTPLHHASANGHMQIVSFLVNFGANLFALDNDFHTPMDVAASRDHMDCVRFLDTAAAQQTGQSAKRVARLKEQATKDAERRVKQCERIKKRHQSKMDKMYRDGSVSEGGSLSGSGTLSSLNGEQFSKLIAADTNGSNSSTIKGTLQHKFGKKDKGTVSRQGDGNVIFVKQEGGSQEKPGFVEVFNEQDEIQDDDDDVERDLDDEGASQVKSIFERPGLGKMVFRRNFSMEMGLDTEDLPSGNTEDLGYLIRQELFETVDESLEGLDKDSELPWNEEEIGLDEEEETSHLDSFLASIGLLDYGPVFTREHLDLDALMLCSDDDLKGIRIQLGPRKKILEASARRKTVLEQPGVMKDTFL